The genomic segment TCGCCCGCGCGTACCCCTCCGTCTGGAGCAGGCCCGGAAGCACCTGGTTCTCGTACGACGACAAGGCGACCGCCTCCCGCTCGCGGTCCATGAACTCCTCCGCCCACACCGGGTACCTGTCCATCTCCGGCAGGTTCTGCACCGCGACCGCCAGCGCGCCCTTGGTCTCCAGGACCCGGTCCAACTGCTCCGCCAGGTCCGGCTTGAGCGGGCGTCTGCCCTGTTCGATCGACGCGACGGACTCCTCGGCGAGACACAGGCGTTCGGCCAGTTCGCGCTGGGTGAGGCGGGCGACCCTGCGGAACAAGGCCACTTGGGCGCCTACCAGTCGTACCGCTGAGGCGTTCTTCTTCGGCTTCTGCCAGGCGCACATGGTGGCCAACTTCCCACCGGGGCCCGTACCTGACCTCGAACAAACCCGTACGCGCAATCCGTACGGGGCCGTACGCGCCCTGGCGCAGCGTCCGCCGCGGCGGGCCCGCTGAGGGGCGGCTTTTTCGAAAGTAGGTTCGAGCTCTGTTGTGGGTGGGCAGGTTGAGTTGGTCAACTCGCCCTCCCTGGAGAGGAATTCATCTGTGCACGCACAAAACGGGGGCCGTCGGGCCATCCGCGCGCTGTTCACCGGTCTGCTGGCGTCGGCCGGGCTGATCGGTGCTCTCATCACTCCTGCTCAGGCCGCGACGGCGCCGGTGGCGGCGACCTCGTACCGGTTCGCCAGCGCGGCGGGCGACTACATAGGCCAGGGGAGGACCGCCTCGTACTCCGCTCCGGCGGCCGGTGTCACGGTCATGGGGACGGGCGCCGACCTGACGGTGCGCGTCGTCGGCGGGGGAGACGACTGGAGGGTCGAACTCGCCGCGCCCCAGGGCGACACCCTGCGGCCGGGCGTCTACCGGGGCGCGGAGCGCGCGCCGTTCCGGACCGGGCGGTCACCCGGACTCGACGTCGGCGGTGACGGACGCGGCTGCAACGAGGTGTACGGCCAGTTCACCGTCAACCAGATCGCGACCGACGCCTCGGGCGCGGTGACGCTCCTGGACGCGAGTTTCACGCAGAACTGCGAGCAGGCGTCCGCGCCGGCGCTCACGGGGACCGTCAAGTACCACGCCTTTCCGCTGTCCTACTCCTACTCCAGCGACGAGGGGGAGTGGATCGGCGGCGGGAAGAGCACCTCCTACACCGGCTCCACCAGCACCTTCACCCTCAGCGGGTCCACCAGCCGGCTGCAATACGGGGTGTCGGGCAAGCGTGACTACTGGACCGCGTTGTTCGACGCGCCCAGTGGGCAGCAGCTCACAGCGGGGACCACGTACCAGGCGACGGGCGTGAACGGCGACGCAGCCATGATGATCTTCGGCGACGGACGCGCCTGCACGGCGACCGGCACGTTCACCATCAGCAAGCTCGTCACCGACACGGCGGGCAACGTCACCGCCCTCGCCGCGACGTTCGTCCAGCACTGCGACGGCGGCACGCCCGCCCTGCGCGGCACGATCCACTACAACGCCTGACCGGCTCCGCCGGATACGCAGAGGGGCCCGCCGGACGATCGTCCGGCGGGCCCCTCTGCGTGCGGTCAGAGCTGGTCAGGGGTGTGGATGCCCAGCAGGGTCATTCCCTGGCGCAGCGTGCGGCCGGTCAGGGTGCAGAGGAAGAGCCGGTTCTCGCGGACGTCGTCGGGAGTCTCGGGCTTGAGGACCGGGCACTGCTCGTAGAACGTCGCGAAGGCTGAGGAGACCGCGTACAGGTAGGACGCCAGCTTGTGCGGCTCGTAGGTGTCCGCGACACCCGCGAGGGCGTCACCGAACTCGTCCAGCAGCAGGCCCAGCGCGCGCTCGGCCGGGGCCAGCGGCAGCTCCGGGCGGGCGACGGCCCGGGCTGCTCCGGCCTTGCGGAGGATGGACTGGGTCCGGGCGAACGCGTACTGGATGTACACGCTCGTGTCGCCGGTCAGGGACACCATCCGGTCCAGGTCGAAGACGTAGTCGCGGCCGAGTGACGTGGACAGGTCCGCGTACTTGACCGCGCCGATGCCGACCTCGGCGCCGCGCTCCGCGACCTCCTCGTCGGAGAGCTCCTCGTTCTTCTCCCGGACGACGACGGTGGCCCGCTCGACGGCCTCGTCGAGCAGGTCGACCAGCCGGACGGTCTCGCCCTCACGGGTCTTGAACGGCTTGCCGTCCTTGCCCAGCACCGTGCCGAACGGCAGGTGCTTGACGGTGACCTCTTCGGTGAGCCAGCCGGCCCGCCGGGCGGTCTCGAAGACCATGCGGAAGTGCAGTGCCTGCCGGGCGTCCACCACGTAGAGGAGGGTGTCGGCCTTGAGGTTGCCGGTCCGGTCGCGGATCGCCGACAGGTCGGTGGCCGCGTAGCCGAAGCCGCCGTCCGCCTTCTGCACGATGAGCGGGACCGGCTCGCCGTCCTTGCCCTTGATCTCGTCGAAGAAGACGCAGAGCGCGCCGTTGGAGCGCACCGCGACGCCGGTGTCCTCCAGGATCCGGCAGGTCTCGACGAGCATGTCGTTGTAGGCGGACTCGCCGACGATGTCGTCGTCCTGGATCGCGATGTCGAGCTTGTTGTAGACCGAGTAGAAGTAGATCTTCGACTCGTCGACGAACCGCTGCCAGAGCGCGAGCGTCTCCGGCTCCCCGGCCTGCAGGTCCACGACCCGCTTGCGGGACCGGTCCTTGAACGCCTCGTCGGCGTCGAAGAGCGTCCTGGCCGCCTTGTACGTCCGGTTGAGGCGGGACATCGACGCCTCGCCGTCGGTGTCGGCGTCCGCGTGGTCCAGCTCGTGCGGGTGCTCGATCAGGTACTGGATGAGCATGCCGAACTGGGTGCCCCAGTCGCCGATGTGGTGCCGGCGGATCACCGTCTCGCCCTCGAACTCGAGGATCTTGGCGATGGCGTCACCGATCACGGACGACCGCAGATGGCCGACGTGCATCTCCTTGGCCACGTTCGGCTGCGCGTAGTCGATCACCGTGGTGCCGGGGTCCGCGGTCAGCGGCACGCCGAGCCGGTCGTCGGCGGCGCGGGCGGCCAGCGTGGTGGTGATCGCCGCGTCGGAGACGGTGATGTTGAGGAAGCCGGGGCCCGACACCTCGATCTCCGAGATCAGCTCGTCGGCGGGCAGGCCGGCGACGACCTGGGCCGCGAGCTCCCGCGGGTTCGCCTTGTTCTTCTTCGCCAGGCCCAGCACGCCGTTGGCCTGGAAATCGGCCCGGTCGCTTCGGCGCAGCAGCGGGTCGGCATCGACGGCCGACGGCACGGCGGCCGCCAGGGCGGCCGAGACACGCTGCTGGACAGAGGCGGAAAGGGATGCGACCGAGGCCATGGGGTGGGTGCCATTCCGGTTGGGGGAGTGGGAAACCCTTCGAGTATCCCACGGGACCGCATCCCCTTTTCGGTCTGTGAGAATGGGTGCGACATGCTGTCGAGGAAGGAAGTGCCGATCGTGGCTCAGAGCCCCGAGACCGACTGGGTCTCCCGTTTCGCGGACGAGGTCATTGCCGAGGCGGACCGTCGCGCCCCCGGCAAACCGATCGTCTGCGCATCGGGCCTCAGCCCGTCCGGCCCGATCCACCTCGGCAACCTGCGCGAGGTCATGACGCCACACCTGGTGGCCGACGAGATCCGCCGCCGCGGCCGGGAGTGCGTCCACATCATCTCGTGGGACGACTACGACCGGTTCCGCAAGGTGCCCAACGGCATCGACCCGTCCTGGTCCGAGCACATCGGCAAGCCGCTGACCGCGGTCCCGGCGCCGGCGGGCAGCGAGTACGGCAGCTGGGCCGAGCACTTCAAGGCGCCGATGATCGCCGCGCTCGCCGAGCTCGGCATCGAGTTCCACGGCATCAGCCAGACCGAGCAGTACACGGCCGGCGCCTACCGCGAGCAGATCCTCTTCGCGATGCGCGAGCGTGCCGCCATCGACGCGATCCTCGACCGGTACCGGACGAAGGACAAGCCGGCGACCGGCAAGAAGCCGCAGCAGAAGCAGCAGAAGCCGCTCGACGAGGCCGAGGTCGAAGCCGCCGCGGGCTCCGGCGCGGCCGACGAGGACGACGGCACCGGCGGCGCGGGCTACTACCCGTACAAGCCGTACTGCTCGGTCTGCAACAAGGACCTCACCACGGTCACGTCCTACGACGACGAGACCACCGAGCTCTCCTACACCTGCGCCTGCGGCCACGCCGAGTCCGTGAAGCTCTCCGAGCACAACCGCGGCAAGCTGGTCTGGAAGGTCGACTGGCCGATGCGCTGGGCCTACGAAGGCGTGATCTTCGAGCCCTCGGGCGTCGACCACTCCTCGCCGGGCTCCTCCTTCGTCGTCGGCGGCCAGATCGTCCGCGAGATCTTCGGCGGCGAGCAGCCCATCGGCCCCATGTACGCCTTCGTCGGCATCAGCGGCATGGCCAAGATGAGCAGCTCGGCCGGCGGCGTCCCCACGCCGTCCGACGCGCTGGAGATCATGGAGGCGCCGCTGGTGCGCTGGCTCTACGCCCGCCGCCGCCCCAACCAGTCGTTCAAGATCGCCTTCGACCAGGAGATCCAGCGCACCTACGACGAGTGGGACGCGCTGGAGCGCAAGATCGCCGACGGCTCGGTGCAGGCCGCCGACGCCGCCGCGTACAGCCGGGCCACCCGCACCGCCGCCGGTGAACTGCCGCGGACCCCGCACCCGCTGCCGTACCGGACGCTCGCCTCCGTCGTCGACATCACCACCGGCGACGAGGAGCAGACCCTGCGCATCCTGCGCGACCTCGACCCCGCCAACCCCGTCACGTCCCTCGACGCGACCCGGCCGCGGCTCGACCGCGCTCAGGCGTGGATCACCACCCACGTCCCCGCCGACCAGCGCACCCGGGTCCGCACCGAGCCCGACACCGAGACCCTCGGCGCCCTCCCGGCCACCGACCGGGCCGCGCTCGACCTGCTCATCGACGGACTCGACGACCACTGGTCGCTGGACGGCCTGACGACCCTCGTCTACGCCGTGCCCAAGCTCCAGGCCGGCCTGGACGCCGACGCCAAGCCCACGCCCGAACTCAAGGTCGCGCAGCGGTCGTTCTTCGCGCTGCTCTACCAGCTGCTCGTCGGCCGGGACACCGGCCCCCGGCTGCCCACCCTGCTGCTCGCGGTGGGCGCGGACCGCGTCCGTACGCTGCTGGGCGCCTGACGGTCACGACGATCCCCTGGTTGCCGGATTCTCCGGCGGCCGGGGGATCAGGCGTTTACGGGACCTGCTCCGAGTCCCACTCGGTCCGGTACTGCGACTCGAACTCCGTCAGATAGCGGCGCAGCGTCCCCTCGCTGAGCGGGCCGCCGGTACGGCCCGTGACCCCGTAGTTCTCCAGCAGATAGCGGCCGAACTGCCGCGGGTTGGGGAACTCGTTGACCTCGACGACGTAGCGGCGGAACGCCCCGTAGTACTGCTCCTCGCGCGGCACGTCCGGCTCGATGTGCGGCGGGCGGTGCAGGGCGGGTTCCGGCTCGGCCTCGGGTTCGGGTTCGGGTTCCGGGTCCGGGTCCGGTTCCGGTTCCGGGGCGTAGGCGCTGACCTGCACGGAGCCGTAGCCGTTGGCGAGGGTGCGGACGCGGCCGGGGGAGACGGGGATCGTGGGGCGGGCGTCGGGTACCGGCGCGGGTTCCTGGACCGGCGCCGGTATGCGGGCACGTGCGGGCTCGCGGACCGGCGCGGGCTCCGGTGCCTGCCGAACCTGCGGCGCGGGCTCCGGTGCCTGCTCCGGCCGCGGCTCCGGCTGCTCGGCCGGGTGCACCGGCTCCAGGGCCAGCGCGGGCACGGGTGCGGGCGCCGGTACCGGCGCCGGTACCGGCGCCGGTACCGGCTCCTGGACGATGATGCCGGCGGCGGCGAGGCCGAGGGCGGCGGTTTCGGCGAGGGGGATGCCGTAGCGGGCGAGCCGCAGGGGCATGAGGGCTTCGACGGGTGCTTTGCGGCGCCAGGCGCGGCCGTAGCGGGCCTGGAGGCGGGCCTGGTAGACGAGGCGGTCCTGCTCGAGGCGGATGACCTGGTCGTAGGAGCGCAGTTCCCACAGCTTCATGCGGCGCCACAGCTTGAAGGTGGGGAACGGGGCGAGCAGCCAGCGGGTGAGGCGGACCGATTCCATGTGCTTGTCGGCGGTCAGGTCCGCGACCCGGCCCACCGCGTGCCGGGCGGCCTCGACACAGACCACGAACAGCACCGGGATGATGCCGTGCATCCCGACCCCGACCGGATCGGGCCAGGCGGCCGCACCGTTGAACGCGATGGTCGCCGCGGTCAGCAGCCACGCGGTCTGCCGCAGCAGCGGGAACGGGATCCGCATCCACGTCAGCAGCAGATCCAGCGCCAGCAGCACCACGATCCCGGCGTCCACACCGATCGGGAACACGTTCGCGAACCAGCCGAAGCCCTTGTTCTGGGCGAGCTCCCGCACCGCGGCATACGATCCCGCGAAACCGATCGCGGCGATCACCACCGCACCGGCGACCACCACACCGACAAGAATCCGGTGCGTCCGGGTCAAACGTATCGCGGGCACCCGCGACCCCTCCCACCCTCGGCAACTGGACGGCCCAGCCTGTCATATGGGGGTGCGGCCAGGTCGTACAAAGGTGCTGAAACCGGTGCAGGTGCGACCCGAGTTGTTACGTGTTCGCCGCCGCGTTCGCCGCCGCGACCGAAGCCACGGCCTCCTTCGCCGCCGCGAGCGCGTCCTTCTGCAGCTGATCGGCCGCCGGGGTCTTCGCGCCCTCGAAGCCCGCCCCGTTGTGGGACAGGACGACGATGACGTTGCCGGTCCGCACGACGACCGTCTCGTCCTGGTAGTTCAGCTTGTCCTTCTCCACCAGCGCGCTCACCAGGGTCGCCTCGTCGCCGACGCCGTCGGCCTTCACGGACGTCGCGCCCTTGATCTGGGCCGCCGCGGCGACCTGCTCCGTGAAGCGCTTCCTGGCCTGCTCCTCACCGCTGCCGACACCGCCGGCCGAGTCGAAGCGCTGCATGGCCACGTCCAGCCAGCGGAACTGGTAGCCGTCGAGCCCGTTCCAGGAGCAGCCACCGCGCTGGTTCTGGACCGGCGACTGCGCCGCCGTGCCCGCCGCGTCCTTCACCTTCGGGACGAGCCGCCCCACGGTGGACTGCGTCACCGACTTGCAGGGGTCCGGCAGCTTCGCGAACTTCGCCGCGGCGGGAGCCGCCGAGGCGGACGTCTTGCCCGAGCCCGCGCCGTCCGGCTTCTTGGACGAGTCCGACCCCGACGAGCAGCCGGCGACGACCAGTACCGGCACGGCGGCACAGGCGAGAACTCGGGCGATTCGCGGTGCTGAACGGTGCATGGGTCCTTCGCTCACTTCGTTGCTCCCGACAGGGCGGTGGGCCGGCCGGGGGGCCGGGAAACGGACAGCCTACGGGGCGTCCGTTATCGGACGATCCGCCGTCACTTGATCGTCTTGACGAGCACATCCGCGACTTGCTCCGCGCCCTGCTGCAGGTCAGCGCTCTGCGGGGCGGTGGCCTTGTCCGCCGACCACTGCGCGTACGAGACCGTCACGAGGACATTCGCCGTGCGGAAAACGAGAGTGATGTCACGGTGCACCCCCGAGTCACGGGTCATCAGCTCGTCATCGAGGAAAGCGGCGTCGCCGACGTCGGCGAGCAGCCGCGGCGCGAGATCGGGGGAGGTCGCCGGAGAGGTGGCCGGCGCGGTGGTCGGCGCGGTGGTGGGAGTCTGGCCCGGCAGACCGGCCGGGCTGCCGGGCGGCGCCACGGGCGGCGTCGTCGCCGGGGCGCCCGGAGTGCCCGGGGTCGTCGGAATGTCGGCCTGCAGCACCTTGGCGTCGTAGTCGGACTCCGCCTGCGCCTCGTCGCTCACCCCGGGGTCGTACGACACGACGCGCTCGAAGTCGATCTGCAGATAGCGGTTCCCCTGCGACGTCTCACCGGTCCAGGTACAGCCGACCCGCCGGTTGGTGTCGTAGGTGAGCTCGGCGTCGCCCGTGTAGTCCGGTGCGTTCGGCACCAGCTTCTTGAGCGTGTCGGGTTCGAGCGCGCCGCACGGCTCCGGCAGCTTGCGGTACTTGCCGGGCGGCGCGGGGGCGACCTTCTGGTCACCGGTCGCGGACTTCGCGTCCACCGCCGCCGGGTCCGTATCGCCGTCCGCGGTGCAGGCACTCAGCCCCGAGACGGCCAGTACGGCCGCGCAGACGATGCCCAGCAGTCCTCGCGATGGCTGCACTGGCCAGGCTCCTTCCGCCGGGGGGTGCCCCGAAATCCCTTGGCGCGCGCATGCGTGCCGTGGACACAATGTCTACCGCACCTGCTGATGCGGCTGCGTGGCCGCCTGTGGCTATCGGGCGTTTCGTCCACATTATTGATGTCGGCACGGCGTGATTTCGTTGTGCCAATTTGTCCGTTCGAGAAGGGGGCTGGAGATGTCCTACACCGAGGTGCCCGGCGTCCGGGTGCCGATCCGCATGTGGACCGACCCGGCCTCCGTCGAGGACGGCGCGATGCAGCAGCTCCGCAACGTCTCGTCGCTGCCCTGGATCAAGGGCCTCGCCGTGATGCCGGACGTCCACTACGGCAAGGGCGCGACGGTCGGCTCCGTCATCGCCCTGCACGGCGCGGTCTGCCCCGCGGCGGTCGGCGTCGACATCGGCTGCGGCATGAGCGCGGTGAAGACCTCCCTCACGGCCAACGACCTGCCGGGCGATCTGTCCCGGCTCCGCTCGAAGATCGAGCAGGCGATCCCGGTCGGGCGTGGCATGCACCGGGAGATGGTCGACGTGCGAGGCATGCACGGAGTGTCGGCGACGGGGTGGGACGAGTTCTGGGCGGGTTTCGACGACCTCGCGGAAACGGTCAGATTTCGTCGCGAACGTGCCATGAAGCAGATGGGAACGCTCGGAACCGGAAATCATTATATCGAAATTTTGTTTGATGGAGAGGGCGCGGTATGGCTCACTCTCCATTCGGGCTCCCGGAACATCGGCAACGAACTCGCCGATCACCACATCGGAGAGGCCCAGAAGCTTCCGCACAACCAAGGTCTGATCGACCGGGACCTCGCGGTCTTCATCTCCGATACCCCGCAGATGGCGGCCTACCGGCGCGATCTCTTCTGGGCGCAGGAGTACGCCAAGCGCAACCGCGCGATCATGATGACGCTACTCAAGGACGTGGTCCGCAGGGAGTTCAAGAAGGCCAAGGTGGCCTTCGAGCCGGAGATCTCCTGCCACCACAACTATGTCGCCGAGGAGCGCTACGACGGCATGGACCTGCTCGTCACCCGCAAGGGCGCGATCCGGGCCGGCTCCGGCGAGTTCGGGATCATCCCGGGCTCCATGGGTACGTCCTCGTACATCGTGAAGGGCCTCGGCAACGCCGACGCGTTCAACTCCGCCTCACACGGCGCCGGCCGCCGGATGAGCAGGGGTGCGGCGAAGAAGCGGTTCACGACCCGTGACCTGGAGGATCAGACGCGCGGTGTGGAGTGCCGGAAGGACTCCGGCGTCATCGACGAGATCCCGAGCGCGTACAAGCCGATCGAAAAGGTCATGGAGCAGCAGCGGGACCTGGTCCAGGTCGTGGCCAAGCTGAAGCAGGTCGTCTGCGTCAAGGGCTGAGGCGCGTTTGCCAACGTGAATGGCGGGCTACGGTGAATTCCCGTAACCCGCCATTCAGTGCGTCAGAGTGCTGGCGATTCGGGAGGCGGCCCCCAGAGCTGTGCTCGCCGTGGCGAGGGAGATGAACGGGAACCCTTGACCGGTGTAACCGACTGCTCCGTCCGCGTCGATGACGCCCCGCAGATAGTCGCGGCGGGAGAACGGGACGCGCGGAGGCGCGACCTTCACCGACTTCTTGCCGTACGGCAGGCCGAGCTGGTTGAGCTGTGTTCGGGCCTCCAGGGAACACCGACTCGTGTTCAACCACCGGGAAGCTCCAATTCCGTGGTGGTGAGGCCCTCGGTCGGGATTGCCGTCCTGACCGGGGGCCGTTCTGTGTGCGGTTGTGGGGTGAGCCTGGGTCGGAGGTTCGTTTGTCGAGCGGGTGATGGGGGCGCGTTCACTCGTACGAAGGAGCCCGGTGGTGCCCGCCGCTCGTGGCGGGCCGGCATGTCCTGGTCAGAGCTCTCGGTGGACCTTGTAGTTGGAGGCCTGGGCGCGGGGGCGGACGACGAGGAGGTCGATGTTGACGTGCGCGGGGCGGGTGACGGCCCAGGCGATGGTGTCGGCGACGTCGTCGGCGGAGAGGGGTTCCGCGACGCCCGCGTAGACCTTGGCGGCCTTGTCGGCGTCGCCGCCGAAGCGGGTGACGGCGAACTCGTCGGTCTTCACCATGCCGGGCGCGATCTCGATGACGCGGACCGGGTCGCCGCACAGTTCGAGGCGGAGGGTCTCGGCGATGACGTGCGCGCCGTGCTTGGCGGCCACGTAGCCGCCGCCGCCCTCGTAGCTGCCCAGGCCGGCGGTGGAGGAGAGCACGACGACCGTGCCGTCGCCGCTGGAGGTGAGGGCCGGGAGCAGCGCCTGGGTGATGTTGAGGACGCCGAGCACGTTGACCTCGTACATCGCGCGCCAGTCGGCGGGGTCGGAGGTGGCGATGGTGTCGGCGCCGAGGGCGCCGCCCGCGTTGGCGACGAGGACGTCGCAGCGGTCGAGGGACGCGGCGAAGGCGTCCACGGCGGCGCGGTCGGTGACGTCCAGGGTGCGCGCGGCGGCCGAGTGGCCCGCGGCGGCGAGTTCCTTGGCGAGCGCTTCGAGGCGGTCGGCGCGGCGGGCCGTGAGCAGCACGTGGTAGCCGGCGGCGGCGAGCTTGCGGGCGGTCGCGGCACCGATGCCGCTGCTCGCCCCGGTGACCACTGCGGTACGGATGCTCATGTCACGGCGCCTTTCGACTGCGGGATGGCTTGCCCACCGAGCATAAGTGGCGGGTCGGTGGCGTCCGCCGTCCGGATCGGATCTTCATTAGCATCGTGACCATGGTGGTGCCCGGGTGTTCCGGCCGGGCCGGATCGTTCATGGAGGAATCAGTTCAGTGGTCGGCACGGGCACGGACGCCGCTTCGGCACAGGTCGCGGAAGCGGGAGCGGGCCCGTCGCGGCGGCGGTTGCTGTGGCCGGTGGGGGTCTGGCTGCTGACCCGGCTGGTGCTGGTGTCGGCGGCGCTGCGGCTCGGCCCGTTCAGCAGCAAGGACGGCCCGGACGTCTCGGTGTCGAAGGTGTACCGCGGCTGGTACGACGTGCTGAGTTCCGGCAGCTTTCCGCACGACGACGTGTCCTGGCAGTACCCGCCGGGCGCCGCGCTGCCGATTCTCGCCCCGCGGCTGGTGCCCTTCCTGGACTACTCGCACGCGTTCATCGTGCTGTGCGCGGTGTGCGACGCGGCGGTGCTGGCGGCGCTGGTGTACGCGGCCCGGTACCCGGACGGCCGGCGCAGTGTCGCCGGCCCGTGGATGTGGGTGGTGGGGCTGCCGCTGCTGAGCACGGTGCCGTGGAGCCGGTTCGACGTGATGGTGACGGCGGTCGCGGTGGGGGCGCTGCTGGCGGCCGGTACGCGGCGGGTGTGGGCGGACCGGGTGTTCGGGGTGCTGGTCGGGATCGGCGCGGTGGTGAAGGTGTGGCCGGTGCTGCTG from the Streptomyces sp. RKAG293 genome contains:
- the lysS gene encoding lysine--tRNA ligase; the protein is MLSRKEVPIVAQSPETDWVSRFADEVIAEADRRAPGKPIVCASGLSPSGPIHLGNLREVMTPHLVADEIRRRGRECVHIISWDDYDRFRKVPNGIDPSWSEHIGKPLTAVPAPAGSEYGSWAEHFKAPMIAALAELGIEFHGISQTEQYTAGAYREQILFAMRERAAIDAILDRYRTKDKPATGKKPQQKQQKPLDEAEVEAAAGSGAADEDDGTGGAGYYPYKPYCSVCNKDLTTVTSYDDETTELSYTCACGHAESVKLSEHNRGKLVWKVDWPMRWAYEGVIFEPSGVDHSSPGSSFVVGGQIVREIFGGEQPIGPMYAFVGISGMAKMSSSAGGVPTPSDALEIMEAPLVRWLYARRRPNQSFKIAFDQEIQRTYDEWDALERKIADGSVQAADAAAYSRATRTAAGELPRTPHPLPYRTLASVVDITTGDEEQTLRILRDLDPANPVTSLDATRPRLDRAQAWITTHVPADQRTRVRTEPDTETLGALPATDRAALDLLIDGLDDHWSLDGLTTLVYAVPKLQAGLDADAKPTPELKVAQRSFFALLYQLLVGRDTGPRLPTLLLAVGADRVRTLLGA
- a CDS encoding DUF2637 domain-containing protein, with translation MPAIRLTRTHRILVGVVVAGAVVIAAIGFAGSYAAVRELAQNKGFGWFANVFPIGVDAGIVVLLALDLLLTWMRIPFPLLRQTAWLLTAATIAFNGAAAWPDPVGVGMHGIIPVLFVVCVEAARHAVGRVADLTADKHMESVRLTRWLLAPFPTFKLWRRMKLWELRSYDQVIRLEQDRLVYQARLQARYGRAWRRKAPVEALMPLRLARYGIPLAETAALGLAAAGIIVQEPVPAPVPAPVPAPAPVPALALEPVHPAEQPEPRPEQAPEPAPQVRQAPEPAPVREPARARIPAPVQEPAPVPDARPTIPVSPGRVRTLANGYGSVQVSAYAPEPEPDPDPEPEPEPEAEPEPALHRPPHIEPDVPREEQYYGAFRRYVVEVNEFPNPRQFGRYLLENYGVTGRTGGPLSEGTLRRYLTEFESQYRTEWDSEQVP
- a CDS encoding SDR family oxidoreductase, which produces MSIRTAVVTGASSGIGAATARKLAAAGYHVLLTARRADRLEALAKELAAAGHSAAARTLDVTDRAAVDAFAASLDRCDVLVANAGGALGADTIATSDPADWRAMYEVNVLGVLNITQALLPALTSSGDGTVVVLSSTAGLGSYEGGGGYVAAKHGAHVIAETLRLELCGDPVRVIEIAPGMVKTDEFAVTRFGGDADKAAKVYAGVAEPLSADDVADTIAWAVTRPAHVNIDLLVVRPRAQASNYKVHREL
- the argS gene encoding arginine--tRNA ligase, which translates into the protein MASVASLSASVQQRVSAALAAAVPSAVDADPLLRRSDRADFQANGVLGLAKKNKANPRELAAQVVAGLPADELISEIEVSGPGFLNITVSDAAITTTLAARAADDRLGVPLTADPGTTVIDYAQPNVAKEMHVGHLRSSVIGDAIAKILEFEGETVIRRHHIGDWGTQFGMLIQYLIEHPHELDHADADTDGEASMSRLNRTYKAARTLFDADEAFKDRSRKRVVDLQAGEPETLALWQRFVDESKIYFYSVYNKLDIAIQDDDIVGESAYNDMLVETCRILEDTGVAVRSNGALCVFFDEIKGKDGEPVPLIVQKADGGFGYAATDLSAIRDRTGNLKADTLLYVVDARQALHFRMVFETARRAGWLTEEVTVKHLPFGTVLGKDGKPFKTREGETVRLVDLLDEAVERATVVVREKNEELSDEEVAERGAEVGIGAVKYADLSTSLGRDYVFDLDRMVSLTGDTSVYIQYAFARTQSILRKAGAARAVARPELPLAPAERALGLLLDEFGDALAGVADTYEPHKLASYLYAVSSAFATFYEQCPVLKPETPDDVRENRLFLCTLTGRTLRQGMTLLGIHTPDQL
- a CDS encoding RtcB family protein, producing the protein MSYTEVPGVRVPIRMWTDPASVEDGAMQQLRNVSSLPWIKGLAVMPDVHYGKGATVGSVIALHGAVCPAAVGVDIGCGMSAVKTSLTANDLPGDLSRLRSKIEQAIPVGRGMHREMVDVRGMHGVSATGWDEFWAGFDDLAETVRFRRERAMKQMGTLGTGNHYIEILFDGEGAVWLTLHSGSRNIGNELADHHIGEAQKLPHNQGLIDRDLAVFISDTPQMAAYRRDLFWAQEYAKRNRAIMMTLLKDVVRREFKKAKVAFEPEISCHHNYVAEERYDGMDLLVTRKGAIRAGSGEFGIIPGSMGTSSYIVKGLGNADAFNSASHGAGRRMSRGAAKKRFTTRDLEDQTRGVECRKDSGVIDEIPSAYKPIEKVMEQQRDLVQVVAKLKQVVCVKG
- a CDS encoding DUF3558 family protein → MHRSAPRIARVLACAAVPVLVVAGCSSGSDSSKKPDGAGSGKTSASAAPAAAKFAKLPDPCKSVTQSTVGRLVPKVKDAAGTAAQSPVQNQRGGCSWNGLDGYQFRWLDVAMQRFDSAGGVGSGEEQARKRFTEQVAAAAQIKGATSVKADGVGDEATLVSALVEKDKLNYQDETVVVRTGNVIVVLSHNGAGFEGAKTPAADQLQKDALAAAKEAVASVAAANAAANT